In the Chroococcidiopsis sp. SAG 2025 genome, one interval contains:
- a CDS encoding DUF2834 domain-containing protein, which yields MSRRIGFWLLWLGFMTYAFAFAPPNQPDTLELITNLSTGKWAGINPLVISLFNLMGVFPLIYSCLLFIDGRGQKIPAWIFATISMGVGAFALLPYLALRQPNPTFPGQKNLFLKLLDARLTGVVLSIVAIALVAYGLGKGDWTDFFQQWQTSRFIHVMSLDFCLLCVLFPALLRDDMARRGMNNSVIFWLTALIPLFGSLVYLCVRPPLPEDSSAVASQQVVI from the coding sequence ATGAGCAGAAGGATTGGATTTTGGTTGCTGTGGCTAGGATTTATGACTTACGCTTTCGCATTCGCGCCTCCCAACCAACCAGATACACTGGAATTAATTACAAATCTTTCTACGGGCAAGTGGGCGGGAATTAATCCTTTAGTTATCTCCCTGTTTAATTTGATGGGAGTTTTTCCGCTAATTTACAGTTGCTTACTGTTTATTGACGGTAGAGGACAAAAGATCCCTGCCTGGATATTTGCGACTATATCAATGGGTGTAGGCGCATTTGCTTTATTGCCTTATTTGGCATTACGTCAGCCGAATCCAACATTTCCAGGTCAAAAAAATCTATTTCTCAAGTTACTGGATGCGCGGCTAACGGGTGTTGTTTTGAGTATAGTTGCGATCGCGTTAGTTGCATACGGTTTAGGAAAGGGAGACTGGACAGACTTTTTTCAGCAGTGGCAGACTAGCCGTTTTATTCATGTTATGAGTTTGGATTTTTGCTTATTGTGTGTTTTATTCCCTGCTTTATTAAGGGATGATATGGCACGCAGAGGTATGAATAATTCGGTAATTTTTTGGCTGACGGCGTTAATTCCTTTATTTGGTTCTTTAGTTTATTTGTGCGTGCGTCCGCCTCTACCAGAGGATAGTTCGGCAGTGGCAAGTCAGCAAGTGGTGATATGA
- a CDS encoding ParA family protein encodes MARQPKIIVVANGKGGVGKTTTSMALAGILAEHYKVLAVDADVQGSFSWWVDRGEQKMGFDLVQETDPLLLGKLKQIEEYELVVVDTPPALNSESLAAAIAAADYLLLPTPPAPMDLAILVETVRRAVVPSGVAHRVLLTRVDPRSWTEAQAAQNTLKELGIPACKTVIRAYKAHERAALDGVPIVQWRGKHAKEAQLDYRKVADEMERDWRKLW; translated from the coding sequence ATGGCTCGGCAACCCAAGATAATTGTTGTGGCGAATGGTAAAGGTGGCGTGGGTAAAACCACAACAAGTATGGCTTTGGCAGGAATTCTTGCCGAGCATTACAAAGTCTTAGCGGTCGATGCCGACGTTCAAGGCAGTTTTTCTTGGTGGGTCGATCGCGGCGAACAAAAAATGGGTTTCGATTTAGTACAGGAAACCGATCCTTTACTATTGGGTAAATTGAAGCAAATAGAGGAATACGAACTCGTCGTTGTCGATACGCCACCAGCGCTCAACTCGGAATCGTTGGCAGCAGCGATCGCAGCGGCAGATTATTTATTGTTACCAACGCCGCCAGCACCGATGGATTTAGCTATCCTAGTTGAGACAGTCAGACGTGCAGTCGTACCATCAGGGGTAGCCCATCGCGTCCTTCTAACGCGAGTCGATCCTCGCAGTTGGACGGAAGCGCAAGCAGCTCAAAACACCCTTAAAGAACTCGGTATTCCAGCTTGCAAGACTGTCATCCGCGCTTATAAAGCCCACGAACGAGCAGCTTTAGATGGCGTGCCAATCGTCCAGTGGCGAGGAAAGCACGCAAAAGAGGCACAATTAGATTACCGTAAAGTTGCCGACGAAATGGAGAGGGATTGGAGGAAGTTATGGTGA
- a CDS encoding ABC transporter ATP-binding protein: MPKPRNILRRLLTQLKQGSQVFQYTGRAVGLVWQTSRALTFVLAIVTVVAGLLPAAIAYVGKLIVDGVVLAHQSGLERDRLITLGYLGIEAILVALLAGSQRGLTISQSLLRVLLGQKVNLLILQKALTLDLIHFEDSEFYDKMTRARREASSRPLSLVSSTFSIVQNAISLVTYGGLLLQFSFWAVIVLLLSAVPAFIAETRFAGQAFRLFRWRAPETREQTYLETLIAREDFAKEVKLYQLGAMLLERYRSIFNRLYGEDRDLTLRRGVWGYLLSLLSTAAFYLAYAWIVVEAIAGRLSLGDMTMYLMVFRQGQTTFSSTLTSIGGMYEDNLYLSNLYEFLEQPISLPKGKATQGLIPGDGIRFENVSFIYPGSNKLALNNVSFRIRAGEKLAIVGENGSGKTTLIKLLTRLYNPDKGRILLDGLDLQAWDLGVLQRRIGVIFQDFIRYQFTVGENIGVGDVTRIEDRELWQVAADKGMALPVIEQLPESFGTQLGKWFRGGQELSGGQWQKIALSRAFMRNKADILVLDEPTAAMDAEAEFQIFERLRSLTQNQMAILISHRFSTVRMADKIMVLSGGKVVEQGTHEELLQAGGRYAHLFRLQAAGYQ; encoded by the coding sequence ATGCCAAAGCCACGAAACATCTTGCGAAGACTGCTGACACAATTGAAACAAGGATCGCAGGTGTTCCAGTATACAGGCAGAGCAGTAGGATTAGTTTGGCAGACAAGTCGCGCCCTAACCTTTGTTTTAGCGATTGTGACTGTGGTAGCGGGTTTACTCCCAGCCGCGATCGCCTATGTGGGTAAGTTAATCGTCGATGGTGTGGTTTTAGCCCATCAGTCGGGATTAGAACGCGATCGCCTGATTACACTAGGCTACTTGGGAATTGAGGCGATTTTAGTCGCATTACTTGCAGGAAGTCAGAGAGGATTAACAATATCCCAGTCTTTGTTGCGAGTGTTGCTGGGACAAAAAGTCAATCTCTTAATTTTGCAGAAGGCGTTAACTTTAGACCTCATCCATTTTGAAGATTCAGAATTCTACGACAAGATGACTAGGGCGAGAAGAGAAGCTTCTAGTCGTCCGTTGTCTTTAGTGAGTAGCACGTTTAGTATTGTCCAAAATGCGATTTCTCTTGTGACCTACGGGGGCTTGCTGCTACAGTTTTCTTTCTGGGCAGTCATAGTATTGTTGTTGTCAGCCGTACCTGCATTTATTGCGGAGACGCGATTTGCTGGGCAAGCTTTTCGCCTATTTCGGTGGCGTGCGCCGGAAACAAGGGAACAGACTTATTTAGAAACTTTGATCGCTCGCGAAGACTTTGCTAAGGAAGTAAAGTTATACCAGTTGGGGGCGATGTTGTTAGAACGTTACCGTTCGATCTTTAATCGGCTATATGGGGAAGATCGAGATTTAACTCTGCGGCGTGGTGTGTGGGGATATTTATTAAGTTTGTTGAGTACGGCAGCGTTTTATCTTGCCTATGCTTGGATTGTTGTTGAAGCGATCGCCGGACGACTTTCGCTAGGTGATATGACGATGTATTTGATGGTATTCCGTCAGGGACAAACGACTTTTTCTAGCACTTTAACTAGTATTGGCGGAATGTATGAAGATAATCTCTATTTATCTAATTTATACGAATTTTTAGAACAACCTATTTCTTTACCTAAAGGCAAAGCTACCCAAGGTTTAATACCTGGAGATGGCATTCGATTTGAAAATGTCTCTTTTATTTATCCTGGTAGTAATAAACTTGCTTTGAACAATGTTTCGTTTCGGATTCGAGCTGGAGAAAAGTTAGCCATAGTTGGTGAAAACGGCTCTGGTAAAACAACTTTAATTAAGTTATTAACTCGATTATATAATCCAGATAAAGGGCGAATTTTACTTGACGGTTTAGACTTGCAAGCATGGGATCTAGGAGTTTTACAAAGACGAATTGGGGTAATATTTCAGGACTTTATTCGCTACCAATTTACTGTAGGTGAAAATATTGGTGTCGGTGATGTTACCCGCATTGAAGATAGAGAACTGTGGCAAGTAGCAGCAGACAAAGGAATGGCGCTACCTGTCATCGAACAATTACCAGAAAGCTTTGGAACGCAATTAGGTAAATGGTTTCGCGGCGGACAAGAATTATCGGGAGGACAGTGGCAAAAAATAGCTTTGTCTCGCGCTTTTATGCGGAATAAAGCAGATATTTTAGTTCTAGACGAACCCACAGCCGCTATGGATGCGGAAGCAGAATTTCAAATTTTTGAACGCTTGCGATCGCTAACTCAAAATCAGATGGCAATTCTGATCTCCCATCGCTTTTCTACCGTCAGAATGGCAGACAAAATTATGGTTTTATCTGGTGGAAAAGTGGTAGAACAGGGAACTCACGAAGAATTATTGCAGGCGGGAGGACGCTATGCTCATTTGTTTCGCCTGCAAGCAGCGGGCTATCAATAA